One genomic region from Natrarchaeobius halalkaliphilus encodes:
- a CDS encoding pyridoxamine 5'-phosphate oxidase family protein produces MAINQEVEMTDAEIDEFLGRNETGVLSLARSDDPYAIPISYGYDASERAIYLRLVSTAESEKRDFLDSEPDARLVVYDEAQSTYRSVIATGALCNIPPSELTPNEIAQYGQAKRPLFEIWAQGTDELDIELYRLAPVSLEGRRTDVEREE; encoded by the coding sequence ATGGCTATCAACCAGGAAGTCGAAATGACCGACGCCGAGATCGACGAGTTCCTCGGACGGAACGAAACCGGGGTGCTGTCGCTCGCGCGATCGGACGATCCGTACGCGATTCCGATCTCGTACGGATACGACGCGAGCGAGCGTGCGATCTATCTGCGGTTGGTCTCGACGGCAGAAAGCGAAAAGCGCGACTTTCTCGACTCGGAACCCGACGCGCGTCTCGTCGTCTACGACGAGGCGCAATCGACCTATCGAAGCGTAATCGCAACGGGAGCGCTCTGTAACATTCCCCCGTCCGAACTGACGCCGAACGAGATCGCTCAGTACGGGCAGGCGAAACGGCCGCTGTTCGAGATCTGGGCGCAGGGAACGGACGAACTCGACATCGAGTTGTACCGGCTCGCGCCGGTCTCGCTCGAGGGCCGCCGGACCGACGTCGAACGCGAGGAATAA
- a CDS encoding LLM class flavin-dependent oxidoreductase, which yields MELSAVDLSPVPDDGTAADAYANTVESAQQAERLGYSRFWVAEHHGTADINAGTTPEVLLGHLAAETDSIRIGSGAVLLNHYSPFKVAEVFGALDALAPGRIDAGLGRANGSPAADRALETERHVQNPDEDHAEKITAVVNHLFDDYPDGHDYGDLEIPRSSESAPVPWVLGSGPSSAAIAGKLGLRYCFAAFIRPQFAANAFEEYRDQFRSTELAGSVDEPHGMIAVDAICAETDEEAARRRAVSEAFYRRLQRGALEGIPSVEEAVDELGGVPEPTPATLGPDEWPQTISGDPDTLAGLLEQLAGRVGVDEVMIKHVVADHDHALRSHELLAEGVGLEPR from the coding sequence ATGGAGCTCTCCGCTGTCGACCTCTCGCCGGTTCCAGACGACGGTACCGCAGCCGATGCCTACGCGAACACCGTCGAGTCCGCACAACAGGCCGAACGCCTCGGTTACTCCCGATTCTGGGTGGCCGAGCACCACGGCACGGCGGACATCAACGCCGGAACGACGCCCGAGGTACTGCTCGGCCACCTCGCCGCCGAAACCGACTCGATCCGGATCGGCTCGGGGGCGGTACTGCTCAACCACTACAGCCCGTTCAAGGTCGCGGAGGTGTTCGGCGCGCTGGACGCACTCGCACCGGGTCGAATCGACGCGGGGCTCGGCCGGGCGAACGGGTCGCCGGCCGCCGACCGCGCCCTCGAGACGGAGCGTCACGTCCAGAACCCCGACGAGGACCACGCCGAGAAGATCACGGCGGTCGTGAATCACCTCTTCGACGATTACCCCGACGGCCACGACTACGGCGACCTGGAGATCCCGCGCTCGAGCGAGTCCGCGCCGGTCCCGTGGGTGCTCGGATCGGGGCCGTCGAGCGCGGCGATCGCTGGCAAACTCGGCTTGCGGTACTGTTTCGCGGCGTTTATCCGGCCGCAGTTCGCCGCGAACGCGTTCGAGGAATACCGCGACCAGTTCCGGTCGACGGAGCTGGCCGGTAGCGTCGACGAACCCCACGGAATGATCGCGGTAGACGCGATCTGTGCGGAGACCGACGAGGAGGCCGCGCGACGACGGGCGGTTTCCGAGGCGTTCTACAGGCGACTGCAACGCGGCGCTCTCGAGGGCATTCCGTCCGTCGAGGAGGCCGTCGACGAACTCGGCGGCGTTCCCGAGCCGACGCCCGCCACGCTCGGTCCCGACGAGTGGCCACAGACGATCTCCGGAGACCCGGACACGCTCGCGGGGCTGCTCGAGCAACTCGCCGGCCGCGTCGGCGTCGACGAAGTGATGATCAAGCACGTCGTCGCCGATCACGATCACGCGCTTCGTTCGCACGAACTTCTGGCCGAGGGCGTCGGACTCGAGCCGCGCTGA
- a CDS encoding VOC family protein, with protein MDGTLDHVMVRVSNLEDSLEWYESHLEYEEKDRHEGDGFTIVYLGPEEMHEEGALLELTHNEGTDELAVGDAWGHVAVRVPEGELEAYYEQLMDEGVEDYRDPESCGGRYAFVKDPDGHEIEIVQRDPDEGALWSLDHTMIRVEDADEALGFWTRKFEYDEVGRWESDSFANYFVEPRDAAEEAMSVELTYNYDGRSYETGDAWGHLCVRVDDLEEDWERLMERDAPEYRDPGSNDDMYAFTTDQDGHEIELLERDPDADSLFPF; from the coding sequence ATGGACGGAACGCTCGATCACGTCATGGTCCGCGTCTCGAACCTCGAGGACTCACTCGAGTGGTACGAGAGCCACCTCGAGTACGAGGAGAAAGACCGCCACGAGGGCGACGGCTTCACCATCGTCTACCTCGGCCCCGAAGAGATGCACGAGGAGGGCGCGCTGCTCGAGTTGACTCACAACGAGGGAACCGACGAACTCGCGGTCGGGGACGCCTGGGGACACGTCGCGGTTCGCGTTCCCGAGGGCGAACTCGAGGCGTACTACGAGCAGCTGATGGACGAGGGCGTCGAGGACTATCGCGACCCCGAGTCCTGCGGCGGTCGGTACGCCTTCGTCAAAGACCCCGACGGTCACGAGATCGAAATCGTCCAGCGCGACCCCGACGAGGGGGCGCTGTGGTCGCTCGATCACACCATGATCCGCGTCGAGGACGCCGACGAGGCGCTCGGCTTCTGGACGCGCAAGTTCGAGTACGACGAGGTCGGTCGCTGGGAATCCGACAGCTTCGCGAACTACTTCGTCGAGCCTCGAGACGCGGCCGAGGAGGCGATGTCCGTCGAGTTGACCTACAACTACGACGGCCGGAGCTACGAGACGGGCGACGCCTGGGGACACCTCTGCGTCCGCGTCGACGACCTCGAGGAGGACTGGGAGCGACTGATGGAGCGTGACGCGCCGGAGTATCGCGATCCAGGGAGCAACGACGACATGTACGCCTTTACGACCGATCAGGACGGCCACGAGATCGAACTGTTAGAACGCGATCCGGACGCGGATTCGCTGTTTCCGTTCTGA
- a CDS encoding AzlC family ABC transporter permease has product MVERDGTGLDEDGGAEDVGLGRDDETGDGGPEKPDAHREQPVDANREPVTFGLEGLRTGFLTATPVALGVGGYGIAFGVLAHQAGLSVAEAALMSATVLAGASQIVAVELWADPIPAATIVFTVFAINLRYSLMGAALQPWFQHLSPKQIYGSLVVMADENWALTMRELASGSGRGAFLLGSGIAMWLCWVASTVLGTIAGSAVGDPARYGFDFVLAAVFVALAVELWDGRSSLHPWLVALVVSVLAAQTIPGRWYILLGGLAAAALEVIRFDG; this is encoded by the coding sequence GTGGTCGAGAGAGACGGAACCGGACTCGACGAGGACGGAGGGGCGGAAGACGTCGGTCTCGGTAGAGACGATGAGACGGGCGATGGCGGTCCCGAGAAGCCGGACGCACACCGCGAGCAGCCGGTCGACGCGAACCGAGAGCCCGTCACGTTCGGTCTCGAGGGTCTTCGAACGGGGTTTTTGACGGCGACACCGGTCGCGCTCGGGGTCGGCGGATACGGGATCGCCTTCGGGGTGCTTGCCCACCAGGCCGGCCTGAGCGTGGCCGAGGCGGCACTGATGAGCGCGACCGTGCTCGCGGGAGCCTCGCAGATCGTCGCCGTCGAACTCTGGGCGGATCCGATTCCGGCCGCGACGATCGTGTTCACCGTCTTCGCGATCAACCTCCGGTACTCGTTGATGGGTGCCGCCTTGCAGCCGTGGTTTCAGCACCTCTCACCGAAGCAGATCTACGGGAGTCTGGTCGTCATGGCCGACGAAAACTGGGCGCTGACGATGCGCGAGCTGGCCTCCGGGAGCGGACGGGGCGCGTTCCTTCTGGGAAGCGGGATCGCGATGTGGCTCTGTTGGGTCGCCTCGACGGTTCTCGGAACGATCGCCGGTAGCGCCGTCGGCGATCCGGCCAGGTACGGCTTCGATTTCGTTCTCGCCGCCGTTTTCGTCGCGCTCGCGGTCGAACTCTGGGACGGACGGTCGTCGCTTCACCCCTGGCTCGTCGCGCTCGTCGTTTCCGTCCTCGCGGCCCAGACGATTCCTGGCCGGTGGTATATCCTGCTCGGTGGACTCGCCGCGGCCGCGCTCGAGGTGATCCGGTTTGACGGCTGA
- a CDS encoding AzlD family protein, with product MTAESLSLDPVVVGVVLAMAVVTAVTKVGGIWLVRRVEVSERLEAGLSVLPGAIVIAILAPELTAGGPAEWGAAGVVLIVMWRTESILLALCAGVLGVVLFRAVV from the coding sequence TTGACGGCTGAGTCGCTGTCGCTCGATCCCGTCGTGGTCGGCGTCGTCCTGGCGATGGCCGTCGTCACGGCGGTGACGAAAGTCGGCGGAATCTGGCTCGTGCGCCGCGTCGAGGTGAGCGAGCGACTCGAGGCCGGACTGTCGGTGTTGCCGGGCGCGATCGTGATCGCGATCCTGGCCCCGGAACTCACGGCGGGAGGTCCCGCGGAGTGGGGGGCTGCCGGCGTCGTTCTGATCGTCATGTGGCGAACCGAGAGCATTCTGCTGGCGCTGTGTGCCGGCGTGCTCGGCGTGGTCCTCTTTCGAGCCGTCGTCTGA
- a CDS encoding ubiquitin-like small modifier protein 1 translates to MEIELRFFATFRDAVGQKERTGTFEDGETVGDVLSSLESEYEGLEGQLIENGAVRDQLSVLKNGRDVVHMAGTETTLEDGDVLSVFPPVAGGCVSRGI, encoded by the coding sequence ATGGAGATCGAGCTTCGGTTCTTCGCGACCTTTCGCGACGCCGTCGGGCAGAAGGAACGAACGGGAACGTTCGAGGACGGTGAGACCGTCGGGGACGTTCTCTCGAGTCTCGAATCGGAGTACGAGGGACTCGAGGGGCAGCTGATCGAGAACGGGGCGGTTCGGGATCAACTGAGCGTGTTGAAAAACGGTCGTGACGTGGTGCACATGGCGGGAACCGAGACCACGCTCGAGGACGGCGACGTGCTGTCGGTGTTCCCACCGGTCGCGGGCGGCTGCGTTTCGAGAGGGATATAG
- a CDS encoding OBG GTPase family GTP-binding protein has product MGLEEEIDAIEEEIANTPYNKSTEAHIGRLKSKLADKKEKLQNQSSSGGGGGYSVEKHGDATVALVGFPSVGKSSLLNSLTNAESEIGSYEFTTLDVNPGMLSHRGANIQMLDVPGLIEGAASGRGDGQQVLAVVRNADLIVFVLSVFEIDQYDRLQEELYDINIRVDREPPRVTVRPKIKDGIKITSSADQDLDEETISDVLREHGYVNAVLNLQETVTIDRLIDGLMENREYIPSITCVNKVDLIEPEYKETVDDQLRDRDLDPDEVTFISAEKERGLDALKDRLWENLGLIRVYMNKPSRGIDWEEPLVIETGSTVGEAIENLGGEMEERFRFARVTGPSATHDEQQVGTDHVLEDEDVLKLILRR; this is encoded by the coding sequence ATGGGGCTCGAGGAGGAGATCGATGCAATCGAGGAGGAAATCGCCAACACGCCCTACAACAAGTCGACGGAGGCCCACATCGGCCGGCTGAAGTCGAAGCTTGCGGATAAAAAAGAGAAACTCCAGAACCAGAGTTCGTCGGGGGGTGGAGGCGGTTACTCCGTCGAGAAACACGGCGATGCGACGGTCGCGCTGGTTGGCTTTCCGAGCGTCGGAAAGTCGTCGCTGTTGAACTCGCTGACCAACGCCGAAAGCGAGATCGGCTCCTACGAGTTCACGACGCTCGACGTCAATCCCGGAATGCTCAGCCACCGCGGGGCGAACATTCAGATGCTCGACGTGCCCGGGCTGATCGAAGGCGCAGCCAGCGGCCGGGGCGACGGCCAGCAGGTCCTCGCAGTCGTCCGAAACGCTGACCTGATCGTCTTCGTCCTCTCGGTGTTCGAGATCGACCAGTACGACCGGCTCCAGGAGGAGCTCTACGACATCAACATCCGCGTCGACCGCGAGCCGCCCCGGGTTACCGTCCGGCCGAAGATCAAAGACGGCATCAAGATCACCTCGAGCGCCGATCAGGATCTAGACGAGGAGACGATTTCGGACGTGCTCCGCGAACACGGCTACGTCAACGCCGTTTTGAACCTCCAGGAGACGGTGACCATCGACCGGCTGATCGACGGCCTGATGGAAAATCGCGAGTACATCCCCTCGATCACCTGCGTCAACAAAGTCGACCTGATCGAGCCGGAGTACAAGGAGACGGTCGACGACCAGCTGCGCGACCGCGACCTCGATCCCGACGAGGTGACGTTCATCAGCGCCGAAAAAGAACGCGGCCTCGACGCGCTCAAAGATCGGCTCTGGGAGAATCTGGGGCTTATTCGGGTGTACATGAACAAACCCAGCCGCGGGATCGACTGGGAGGAACCGCTCGTCATCGAGACGGGGTCGACCGTCGGGGAGGCGATCGAGAACCTCGGCGGCGAGATGGAAGAACGGTTTCGCTTCGCCCGCGTCACCGGTCCCAGCGCGACCCACGACGAACAACAGGTCGGCACCGATCACGTCCTCGAGGACGAGGACGTGCTGAAGCTGATTCTCCGTCGGTGA